The nucleotide window CTCCTCCGTGAAGCCTTCCTGAATTCCTCTTTCCCCCTGACATTCTGCAAACGTCTGGTATCAGTTTTGTGTGCTGCACAACCGATCATGACCAAGTCAGCAGCTTAAAGCAATACACTTGGATTATCTCACAGCTTCCGTGGGCCAGATCCGGCACAGCCTGGGGTCCCACGGGCTGCACGCGTGGTGTCCTGTGGGCTGTATCCTCACCTGGAGGCTGGATGGGAGAGGCAGCCACGCCCCCCGTGCAGATGGCAGGTGGAGCGGTTGCCCCGGGCTGTGTGGCCAAGGGCCCTGGCGCCTTGTCTGGCCCAAGCAGCAGCCCGGCACCTCTAGAGGCCGCCCACAGTTCCAGGCCCCAGGGGCTTCCGCAACATGGCTGCTGCCCGTCATCAAGCCAGCTCTCACGGCCTCTGTCTGACATGCTGGACGAGTCTTCAGTAAAGGCATGAAGGGGCCTGCGGGGCAGCCCTGGCAGCCCCTGCCATtcctgggtcccggctgctcctcttcccatccagctccctgctaatgcacctgggcaagcagcagagaatggcccaaatgcttgggcccgtgaacctgtgtgggagacccagaggaagctcctggctcctggcatcagcctggctcagccctgaccatggcagccatttggggagtgaaccagcagatggaaaacttctctctgtgtgtccctctgtctccctccctccctctgaaactctttcaggGAAATAACATACATCTTTAGAAGAAAACACTAAAGAAGAAATAGGGTGGAACCCCAGGACCACAACACGGCAGGCTCCCGAGGCCTGGGTATTATTATTCCCATGCAAGTGAGAATTGGGGGCAGAAAACTTAAATCACCTGCTCGGGTCTGTAGACGTTTTAAGCGGCGGTTATCAAAGCGCCTCCACTTCACCTGCTCGTGCTGAACCTAAGCCTGCAGGTCTCCaaagcagcagccctgggggggcggggggcgcagaGCCCACAAGCCCTCCCTCCAGTGCCACCCCCTCAGCCTGCCCCTGTGCCCTCTGCCTCACAGCTCCCTTCAGGTAGGGTGGGCCCCCACGCCCTGGCGCCAGCCCAAGGTGGGAATGGCCTCCCCTGAGACACGGCTGCCAAGTCACCCAGGACTGTATacccccagggagctggagggaaggggttggTGGCGGGGATGGAGGGCTGGCGGGCACGGGTGATCCAGGAGGCTCTGAGGCTCTCCCAGCTCCTCTGGCTGCAGGAATACTCCAGGGACAGACGccaaatcagagagagagaaaatgccagtgactggggctgaggcaggtgcCGGTGCGAGAGGCAGCAGCCTCGGGCCTGACCCATAGCCCTCCAGGGCTGCTCACCTGCCTGCTCTCCACAGAAACttggcagggccctgggagccgGTGAATTTGCCTGGGGTGGTTTTCCTGCTCAAAACAAGgtgggacttgggccagcttcttgACAGGACTCAGTGGAGGCTGCTCTACCAAGGCGAGCCTCAAGGGGGCGCCATTCTCCAGGGGACCGGAAGAGGCGTTGCAAGAGAAGAGAGGACTCCTCTGATGGCAACCCTGCGCCTCACCAGTCACCGGCTGCAAGGCAGGGGCGAGCAGAGGAGGCTCCCGTTCGTATTtgtgcatctcaaggacccaggCCACAGTGTCTGTGGCTTGATTTGACTGACTGGTTAGGACTTCCTACAtttatctctgcttctctttcaaaaTCCCACTCAAATGGTACTAAGTGCGCCTAAAATgttttagggctggcactgtggcacagcaggttaagccacccgctgtgaccccagcatcctgtatgagcgccagttcaagtcccagctgctccacttccaatccagctccttgctaatgtttttgggcccctgcacccacgagggagacccagaagaagctcctggctcctggctttagatcagctcagctctggctgttgtggccatttggggagtgaatcagtggatgcaagacctgtgtgtgtgtgtgtgtgtgtgtgtgtgtgtgtgtctccctctctgtaactctttcgaataaataaaataaatctaaaaaagaaggTCCGCTCCTGCCCCCGCTGAAGGTTGTTCTGCAGAGTTGGCCCATAGAGGCCCTGGTTGCTGTCACAGCCTCACCTCGGGAAGAGAGAGGATCCACTCTATACACGGGGAGCTATGGGCGCCTCTCCAGCTTCCTCGAACAACCATCCCCCTTGAACATCAATAAGCGAGCAGAGACCAGCCTGGATGCCAaggggcctggctccagccaaggTCAGCAGACATTTGACAAAAGGGCGCCTCTGCTGAGCCTTCACGAACACTCAGACCCCCCACTGCCCTgggcctctctgccttcctccccactCACCGTCCCCGGCGGCCTGGCAGCGCCACTGGCTGCTTGTCTGGGTCCCCAGGCATCCTGTCCCTCCTTCCCACACCAGCCCCCCAACCTCTTATGCGCAAGAAGTATGCCCCCACTGAATACACCACATAAGCAGAGTTGCAACGTGACTCCTAGGAACGAAACCAGCAGGGTTCACGGTCACTATTTTAACACTTGGCTCTGTGGGAAAAAGCAGCCCCAACGTGAAGGCGTTCGCTGATCTccatggtgggggcagggaacAGTCCGACGCGAAGCTGCTGAGTGTGGAGCTGGACAGAGATGCACACAGTGGGCTCACACCGGCCCCTGGCTCCTTAGAAACCCTTAGCTCCTCCCCGGTTTCCAGCCCCACTACGACCAGGGTGAGAGAACCTCGGAAGAGAGCAGAGTCGTGTTCTGCCGACGTGTGTCTTTCTTACATCTGAGGGCTTGCCGGACTTGGACTCAGGACTTGGGCTTtggaggggagctggggagaCTGAGAACCATGTCCTTCCAAGTGTTCAAGCCCTTCTGGGCACAACCTTGCTGTACAGCACTCCCCTGGCCTCAGCTTCCCGTCCACAGCCACCCATAAAGAAGAAGCACCAACTTTAATTGCTGCTAAGAGACCTCCCCCCACTTGCCACTGTCAGCAGGTGGACATGGCGCAGCTGTCTCAGCCCAGGCAGGTGCTGCTCCTCCTGGAGCACTCAGCCCTTTCCCTCTGGGACCGGCGGCCCCGGGGAGGCAGGTACAGTGTGGAGGGCTTCTGGCTGGCACCAGCCTAGGTGCGCCATAAGACCACGTTGGCAGGAGGCACGTCGAAGCATTTGCGAGTGTGGTCAGTGTCCCGGCGGTACAGGTAGCCGCAGGTAGGTTTCTGCAAGGTGTAGAAGGGGTTCAGAGAGTTGGAATACTGGGAGGTGTAGAACTTGAACCTGAGCTTGTCCCAGTTCCGCCCCTGGGGATCCACCACCACCGGCACGTAGGCGGCTGCCAGAGATGGCTCACGGTCCTGCTTCCACTTGCgggacagggctgggggtgcaggCTTCACCTTTTTGCCTGATGGTGTCTCGGGCCCATGGCTGGGTACTGAGGGTTTCTGTAAGTCCtgagaggagggaaaggagagagtttAGGACTTCAGATCCTGGggccaggggcagcagggaggagaaGGGGCCACTGCCAGGGCCACCCGGGGGCAGAGTATGgccagccagggagccaggggtcTGCAGACCTGACCGTCTGCTGCGGCTCACGGACTCTGGGAGCCGGGGATCATCCTCAGCCCCCCCTGCTCCCCCACATGTCCTATCAGTCAGCCTCTTCCACGTGGCTCCATCTGGCTTTCTGCCACTGACCCCTCAGGCCCGTCcacttctggtttttttttttttaatttatatattttcattttatttggaaggcagagagacagcgaaTGAtactctatccactggtttactctccagatgcctgcaacagccagcgctttggccaggccaaagctgggagtgcactgattctgggtctcccacatgggaggtaggAACCACATCCCTGAGACAtgactgccgcctcccagggtgcgtcggcaggaagctggatgggaagtgaaagctggactcagacccaggcaccaTCACACAGGGTGCGTGTGTCCCAAGCTGCGTCTTAGCTGCTCCCAGATGCCAGCCCAtccccccaccctctcctgcaagtcttcctgcctcccccccaGCTTGCCTTCCCAGCCCTTGCTTCTGCCCACTCCAGAGGAAGCCGCTCCAAATCGATGGCCAGACTACTTGGTTCACTTCCTCAAAGACCTTTCGCTTGCTACTGTCTAGCAAATAAAGCCCAAAGCCGCTCGCCTTGGAGTTCAAGACCTCGGGCGACGTGGCTGCCGCTCGCCAGCTTCCCGGTCCCTGCACCGCCCCGTGCTCCAGCCACACCGCCTGACCCCTCCTTCCCGGCCACACAGCGCCCTTCCAGGTCCCCCAGCCTTTACACAGGCTGTTTCCCGGCTTGGCATGCTCTCCTCCCATTCAGGAGGGAAATTCTGCCCGAGCCCCTTGGGGCACCGCTTGTCTTACTCGtcattctgtctctcttactcttgGCATAACAGTCTCCAAAATCCTAGTCCCTCTCTTGCTCCAGACCAAGGCATTTAGAGAGCACTCTGGAAACGCTGgctccactcagctgagctccaggcCGGGGCGGCTCACCTGCCAGCCACCCATTCTATTTTAGAACATCGCTCATTGTTACCAAGTGCACCCCCAATCCAGCAAAGCCAGCCTTCCCTTAGCCACCGCTCTTGCTCGCTCGCGTGTCGGGATCCACCCACTTTCTCGGGGTCCCCTCTGCCTCAGTCCGCCACAGTGTTGTGACGTCTATTCACAGCTACGCATCACCACTTAACCAtgaggacacagcagagaaatgTACCTCGAGGCGATTCTTTGTTCTGCGAGGCTCGTAGAATGTCCTTACACAAACTCAGATGTCACTAGGCAACAGGACTGCTGTCACGTATGCAGTGTGTCATTGACCAAAGCGCCAGCGTGTGGGGTAGCGTGTGACTATACTCCTATTTTGaagtttgcatttattttacttggcagagagagagagagagagagagagagagatctcatctgctggttcacttcccaaaggcccaggaaccaggaactcagtctgggtctcccacatgggtgacaggaacccaaccatttgaCCATAagctactgccttccagggtgcacacgagcaggaagttggacttggGGGTGGAGCTAAGATACCCAGtacggaatgtgggcatccccagtggcattttaactgctgcaccaaaccccATTCCACTGTGCTTCTAGATGGTTCTCTGACCTCCATGGTCTTGTCCACCCTCCTTCCACCGCCCACTCCGTCCCCCAGCCGCCAGCCACCCATTGTACTAGGGACCTCCCTAGCTGAGACCACACAATCAAGGACGAAACGTACATCCATGCACACGTGTGTCAGGCTGACGGGGAACTCACTTCCTCTCTGCCCAGcctccaggcactgggagggAGCCCCTCGTTACAGACTGGGAGTGAGTGGAGCCCCTGCTCTCTTATAAAAGAAGTCCCAGGGCCCGAAGTCATAAAGTGGCTCCTTGGTGTCTAACTTTACTAACTATGTGCCCAACCCAGAACTTGTCCAGGGCTTTTTTCCAAGGCAGGCTTTGCTGCCATTGGTCTCTGCCCAGCCCCATAATGAATAGCGATGTCCAGCCAAGGACCACACACACAGTACGGTGGTCCCCTGTGAAGTCGTGGCCAGCTTAGCTTGCCTAGGGAGCTGCCATGATAATCACACAATGCATTTCTCTGAGAGAATCCCTATCACCAAGCTGCACATGACCAGGTAGGAGCCTCCAGTCTGCATTTCCTCCTGTCCTTCGCAGCCCCAGTAGTTCTCTTGACAccttctccaggaagccctccctgaagctgcctgcagccctgcctcaTCTCATCTCTTCAGGGCCCCTTGGCCATCCTCTTGGGATGTGGTCCTCCACCAGGAGGGTCCAGAGGGAATGGAGTGTGCGCATTTTAAGGAAGTAGCTGCTCTTAGAGAGGTACAGGCTCCTCTCTAGCTTTGCTCTCCAGGTACCATTGCTTGTCTTATCCTAGGCCCAAGTCACGGTTGGGACAGACTTGGCCACCCTTTGGGCCCAGGAGGCCAGTGCCTGGGGTGACAGAGGCAGATGCTTTCAGAATGGCTGGGGGACTGGCCAGAGAGCCCTGGAGGGAAGAGGACACTCGGCTAAGAGGACCAAGCATGCGCCAAGCGCCAGGTACCAGCCTTTCCGCTCTGCGAAAGCTCCCAAGAGCCCCTGGAGCTGTCACTGACGTCCGCGTTCCAAATGAGGAATCTGAGGCCCAGAGGCGTCCGAGCGCTCGGCCAGGTTTGCAGCGTTTGAGTAAGCATCGCGTACAAGCCCCAGGGTCAGCTGTGCAGGAACCGGGAGCTGAGCACAcctttccctccctgccccagcgcAGGCCCCGCTTGGGCCACCTGCCCTGGGCCTACGGGGCAGCTACTGCTGCTGCAACGCACAGGGGCCCACCAGCACGTCCAGGGGCCAGGCCGCCCCAGACTTGGGGCAGAGGTACAGTcccatggggggagggggacggaggtagagaagagagggagggaggggatggaggAGGAACACGAAGAGGAAGAAGGCACCCAGGCAGTCCTGGCCTTGCCCTTCCcgtccagggccaggctgggctccgGTGACTAACCCCAAAGGGCTGAGAGCATCGTCtcctcccaggcccagccagctctgggggagggcggggcctggccgcATACTTCCCTGGTTAACGTCTGGTTTCATTTACccgtctcctccctcccctgccctgcctgtcagtgtgcgtgtgtgtgtgtgtgtgtgtgtgtgtagtgattCTCAACCTTTTGGACCAGGGATTCCCTCCACTACTGCTCACCCTGCTCCACCAGAGGGCATTTGGCAGATCTGGGGACTTTTGCCGGTTGTCACAGCTGGGGGCATCTGACGGTACATAGGGCAGCACCCCCAGAGCGGAGCACAAGGTCAATGGCATCAAAACCCCGGCTTGGAGACAAATGCTTccagctccccagcctgcctCGCTCACTTgcacctcccactcccactccatgGGGAGCGGCAAAGGACGGGCAGAGGGCTCGCTGCCTCCCCTCCCATCAGGATCCTGCCTCCTGTTTCCATTTGGGTTTCAAGTCAGAGCCCCAAGAAGGATCCTGGAGAGAACCCCCTCcttgcccccgccccccacaggcAGACCCCATGGGAGCCTTTCAGAGGCACAcgtgtgttcctgtgtgtgtccTGCCACCAGGACTTGGCCGCTTCAGGAGTGGACTCTCTGAGCCAGGCCAGAagatgctcccccacccccacccccaccccgcccgtgGTACTGCCACAGGTCAGCCAGGAAGGCATCCTGGCTTCTCAAACTCCTGGGGGCCCAtgggcacagggcctggcccagcccacacctggcagcagctggctc belongs to Oryctolagus cuniculus chromosome 5, mOryCun1.1, whole genome shotgun sequence and includes:
- the CIMIP3 gene encoding putative uncharacterized protein CIMIP3 isoform X1, translating into MAPPSSQPARRGQVLRVPPLAWKCELPGQDLQKPSVPSHGPETPSGKKVKPAPPALSRKWKQDREPSLAAAYVPVVVDPQGRNWDKLRFKFYTSQYSNSLNPFYTLQKPTCGYLYRRDTDHTRKCFDVPPANVVLWRT
- the CIMIP3 gene encoding putative uncharacterized protein CIMIP3 isoform X2 codes for the protein MPRDLQKPSVPSHGPETPSGKKVKPAPPALSRKWKQDREPSLAAAYVPVVVDPQGRNWDKLRFKFYTSQYSNSLNPFYTLQKPTCGYLYRRDTDHTRKCFDVPPANVVLWRT